The Natronoglycomyces albus genome has a segment encoding these proteins:
- a CDS encoding ABC transporter ATP-binding protein, which produces MTLLEIRDLNVTYRSSRGTVPAVRGVDITLEAGQTLGVAGESGCGKSTMAMALLRLLPKSTEITGEILLDGEDILTMGWGRLRAVRWVGASIVFQGAMHSLNAVQRVGGQVAEPILLHEDVSRAEAHRRAQELLEQVGLPAWRARNFPHELSGGQRQRVMIAMALACNPDLIVADEATTALDVMVQAQVLQLISQLIAQRNVGMIMISHDLSVLSQTCDRVAVMYAGRVVEQGDAHDLFTSARHPYSAALGSAFPIIGDLSARKRPGGLAGDPPNPANLPAGCSFQPRCPVAIDKCATESPLLEPVSQSSDTTAQRLSACFVSQAGDSIVPTRIKETS; this is translated from the coding sequence ATGACACTCTTGGAAATTCGCGATCTCAACGTGACCTATCGCAGCTCACGTGGCACGGTCCCGGCGGTGCGCGGGGTTGATATCACTCTTGAGGCTGGTCAGACTCTGGGCGTCGCTGGCGAATCCGGCTGTGGCAAGTCCACTATGGCAATGGCGCTGTTGCGTTTGCTGCCCAAGAGCACCGAGATCACCGGCGAGATTCTGCTCGATGGTGAAGACATCCTCACCATGGGTTGGGGTCGACTGCGGGCGGTGCGTTGGGTGGGCGCGTCCATCGTCTTCCAAGGCGCCATGCACTCGCTCAACGCGGTGCAGCGGGTGGGCGGCCAAGTGGCCGAACCCATCTTGTTGCATGAAGACGTCTCGCGCGCCGAGGCTCATCGTCGAGCCCAAGAGCTGCTTGAACAAGTTGGTCTGCCCGCGTGGCGGGCCCGCAACTTTCCCCATGAGCTATCGGGGGGACAACGTCAGCGGGTCATGATCGCGATGGCGTTGGCCTGTAACCCAGACTTGATTGTCGCCGACGAGGCGACCACGGCCTTGGACGTCATGGTGCAAGCCCAGGTGCTGCAATTGATCTCCCAGCTGATTGCGCAACGCAATGTTGGGATGATCATGATCAGTCACGACTTGTCGGTGCTTTCACAAACGTGTGATCGCGTCGCGGTCATGTATGCCGGGCGCGTGGTCGAGCAAGGCGACGCTCATGACCTGTTCACCAGTGCCCGCCATCCTTATTCGGCGGCGCTAGGGTCGGCTTTCCCGATTATCGGGGATCTGTCGGCTCGTAAACGTCCCGGTGGCTTGGCAGGCGATCCGCCCAACCCGGCGAACCTGCCCGCCGGCTGCTCGTTCCAGCCGCGTTGCCCGGTGGCCATCGACAAGTGCGCCACCGAGTCGCCCCTTCTGGAGCCGGTATCCCAGTCGTCCGATACGACTGCCCAGCGGCTCAGTGCCTGTTTTGTCTCCCAGGCCGGAGACAGTATCGTGCCGACGCGGATAAAGGAGACATCGTGA
- a CDS encoding ABC transporter permease: MRDRSNSADGNPDRDLSAEHPPSPLEVEGEERDDQPREASIDQSGRVTTGFGRYLFKHVSGAIVSLLLVLFSSFFIFRLIAGDPIDQLTRERPVTPEQRETMREEMGLNDPLFTQFIDYITGMLTGDFGISLQFRRPILELILERLPATLLLSGTGLVLAVALGFLVGTKAGWRQGSRFDRTQVTTGLLLYSAPTFWLGMLAILVFARYLGWFPVNGMRSPNTPDDFFSQALDIGHHLVLPVLTYTAVVYAGYLMVMRSSILDEVGSDYLTTARAKGLRDDKVRRKHAIPNALLPTITLVFLAIGNIVNGAIVTETVFSWPGLGRLFVQSIFYPDRPMLQALFVLFSSATIIAVLFAEILYWFIDPRVRKS; encoded by the coding sequence ATGAGGGATAGATCCAACTCCGCGGACGGGAATCCTGACCGAGACCTGTCCGCGGAGCACCCGCCCTCGCCGCTGGAAGTTGAGGGCGAGGAACGTGACGACCAGCCCCGGGAAGCGAGCATCGACCAATCCGGTCGGGTGACTACCGGGTTCGGCCGTTATCTGTTCAAGCACGTCAGTGGCGCGATTGTGTCGTTGCTGCTGGTGTTGTTCTCGTCGTTCTTCATCTTCCGGCTCATCGCCGGGGACCCGATCGACCAATTGACGCGGGAGCGTCCCGTCACGCCCGAACAACGGGAGACGATGCGCGAGGAAATGGGTCTCAACGACCCGTTGTTCACGCAGTTCATCGACTACATAACGGGCATGCTGACCGGGGATTTCGGCATTTCGTTGCAATTTCGCCGCCCTATCTTGGAACTCATTTTGGAGCGGCTTCCGGCGACCTTGTTGTTGTCGGGCACCGGATTGGTCTTGGCGGTGGCGCTGGGGTTCCTCGTGGGCACGAAGGCCGGATGGAGACAAGGCAGCCGCTTTGATCGCACTCAGGTGACGACTGGGCTGTTGCTGTACTCGGCTCCGACGTTCTGGCTGGGCATGCTCGCCATTTTGGTCTTCGCCCGCTACTTGGGTTGGTTCCCCGTCAACGGAATGAGATCGCCGAACACTCCGGACGATTTCTTCTCCCAGGCTTTGGATATCGGTCACCACTTGGTCTTGCCGGTGTTGACGTACACGGCGGTGGTCTATGCCGGTTACCTGATGGTGATGCGCTCCTCGATTCTTGATGAGGTCGGTAGCGACTACCTGACTACGGCGCGGGCCAAAGGGCTGCGCGACGATAAGGTGCGGCGTAAACACGCCATCCCCAACGCCTTGCTGCCGACTATCACCCTGGTGTTCTTGGCTATTGGCAACATCGTCAATGGCGCGATCGTCACTGAGACGGTGTTTAGCTGGCCAGGTTTGGGGCGGTTGTTCGTGCAGTCGATCTTCTATCCTGACCGTCCGATGCTGCAGGCACTGTTCGTCTTGTTCTCCAGCGCCACGATTATCGCGGTGTTGTTCGCGGAGATTCTGTATTGGTTCATCGATCCGAGAGTCCGGAAGTCATGA
- a CDS encoding ABC transporter permease — MSALEKPASRRAVTWLRRREALKRTWRSYRQQRGGMVGLILLGVIVLVAVAVPLFIDSSQLSVTQATGGRMEPPNSDFLLGTDETGRSILALTLWGTRLSLLIGLTATVAAIFIGTLIGVTSGHIGGWYGWIALRISDWFMVLPSLVVAIALLAVLGRSATTTIIVIAIVSWAGTARLIRAQTLSVQARPYLERARALGGGHWHQMTRHILPNVMPLVLASATLLVPSAILLESSLAWLGLGDPNVVSWGSILNRAWRNGAVSAQAWWYLLPPGMAILIVVSAFMMCGRALEAVFNPRLRGEGR, encoded by the coding sequence ATGAGCGCACTCGAGAAACCCGCCTCGCGCCGCGCTGTCACTTGGCTGCGCCGCCGCGAGGCCCTGAAGCGCACGTGGCGCAGCTACCGGCAGCAGCGTGGAGGCATGGTTGGCCTCATCCTGTTGGGCGTTATCGTTCTGGTCGCGGTGGCCGTCCCGTTGTTTATCGACAGTTCACAATTGAGCGTCACCCAAGCCACGGGTGGCAGGATGGAGCCGCCCAACTCGGACTTTCTGTTGGGGACCGATGAGACGGGTCGCTCCATTCTGGCCTTGACGCTGTGGGGTACGCGCTTGTCGCTGCTGATCGGTCTGACCGCCACTGTCGCGGCGATTTTCATCGGCACGCTCATCGGGGTGACCAGCGGCCACATTGGTGGCTGGTATGGCTGGATCGCGCTGCGTATCTCCGACTGGTTCATGGTTCTGCCTAGCCTGGTGGTGGCCATCGCTTTGCTGGCGGTGTTGGGGCGCAGCGCGACGACGACCATCATCGTCATCGCCATTGTCTCCTGGGCGGGGACCGCGCGACTCATTCGCGCCCAAACTCTGTCGGTGCAAGCCCGGCCCTATTTGGAGCGCGCTCGCGCGCTCGGCGGCGGACACTGGCACCAGATGACCCGGCACATCCTTCCCAATGTGATGCCGCTGGTTCTGGCCAGCGCCACCCTGCTGGTGCCCTCGGCGATTCTGCTGGAGTCGTCGCTAGCGTGGCTGGGTTTGGGTGACCCCAATGTTGTCTCGTGGGGCTCAATCCTCAACCGCGCCTGGAGAAATGGTGCCGTCTCGGCCCAAGCGTGGTGGTATTTGCTGCCTCCGGGGATGGCGATCCTGATTGTTGTCTCGGCGTTCATGATGTGTGGGCGGGCACTGGAAGCCGTCTTCAACCCCCGACTGCGAGGTGAAGGCCGATGA
- a CDS encoding ABC transporter ATP-binding protein has product MVTSELLSARDLRVEFGLPGGRTARAVAGVNLDVAPGEIVALAGESGCGKTTLARTLLGLEKATGGTVSFGEIPLRHSTRAMKAYRRKVQLILQDPSGALNPRHTIYDAVAEGLRIHGITDNETERVADALARAGLRPAENFFLSYPHELSGGQRQRAVIAGALVLDPKIIIADEPVASLDASVRGEILALLLRLREEMNLGALVITHDLGLAWSIADRIAIMYLGRIVEQGPVEQVLTDPQHPYTQALVSVLPESPLPEPIVLAGELPDATSVPGGCRYNPRCQEVASGRAQPVIDSCRGRDLPILSPDSTEHAVACHLHALRQQQVRS; this is encoded by the coding sequence ATCGTGACCTCTGAGCTATTGTCGGCCCGGGATCTTCGAGTGGAGTTCGGACTTCCCGGTGGCCGGACGGCCCGGGCGGTGGCCGGGGTGAACCTTGATGTCGCCCCGGGAGAGATCGTCGCCTTGGCCGGTGAGTCCGGCTGCGGTAAGACGACTTTGGCCCGCACCTTGTTGGGGTTGGAGAAAGCCACCGGCGGCACTGTCTCCTTTGGAGAGATACCGTTGCGGCACTCGACGCGGGCCATGAAGGCCTACCGGCGCAAGGTGCAGTTGATTTTGCAAGACCCTTCCGGAGCCTTGAACCCGCGCCACACCATCTATGACGCGGTGGCCGAGGGCCTGCGCATCCATGGCATCACCGACAACGAGACCGAACGGGTCGCCGACGCGCTGGCGAGGGCTGGCCTACGCCCGGCGGAAAACTTCTTCTTGTCATACCCACACGAGCTCTCCGGTGGGCAGCGGCAGCGCGCGGTGATCGCCGGGGCGCTAGTGCTGGACCCGAAGATCATCATCGCCGATGAACCCGTCGCCTCACTGGACGCTTCGGTGCGAGGTGAGATCCTGGCCCTCCTGCTGCGGCTGCGGGAGGAGATGAACCTTGGCGCTCTGGTCATCACGCACGACCTGGGGCTAGCTTGGAGCATCGCCGACCGCATCGCCATCATGTATTTGGGGCGCATTGTGGAGCAAGGACCGGTCGAGCAGGTTCTCACCGACCCACAACATCCCTACACGCAAGCGTTGGTCTCGGTGTTGCCCGAGTCGCCCCTGCCCGAACCGATCGTGCTGGCTGGGGAACTACCTGACGCCACGAGCGTGCCGGGTGGCTGCCGGTACAACCCACGCTGCCAAGAAGTGGCCTCGGGCCGGGCCCAACCGGTGATCGATTCCTGCCGGGGCCGGGACCTGCCGATTCTGTCGCCAGATTCCACCGAGCACGCGGTCGCTTGCCACTTGCACGCTCTGCGCCAACAACAGGTGCGGTCGTGA
- a CDS encoding NAD(P)-dependent alcohol dehydrogenase → MTDHTMRAIVQDRYGTSAKELLRLAHIERPQPEEDQVLVRVHAAGVSRATWHLMTGRPYLVRAVGFGLRGPKRSTPGGDLSGVVTAVGSQVTEFSPGDEVFGSAVGAFAEYAVARTRHLALKPDSLNFVESSVVPDSALTALQAVRDHARIRSGEKLLVIGASGGVGTYAVQIANHLGAEVTGMCSGPKADLVRSLGASEVIDYADESPLPSAAFDAIIDMGGNRHLRVLRRALKPQGRLVLVGGEESGPWLGGIQRNVWAALWSPFIGQQLTAFIASVNAKDLRELRELIDSGAVKPALERTFELEEAAEALDYLAAGRVRGKVSLTVT, encoded by the coding sequence ATGACCGACCACACCATGCGCGCGATTGTGCAAGACCGCTACGGCACCTCAGCTAAGGAACTTCTTCGCCTCGCTCATATTGAGCGTCCCCAGCCCGAAGAAGATCAGGTCCTCGTCCGCGTTCACGCCGCCGGAGTCAGCCGCGCCACGTGGCACCTCATGACCGGACGGCCCTACCTGGTGCGCGCGGTCGGTTTCGGTCTGCGCGGCCCCAAACGAAGCACCCCAGGCGGCGATCTGTCCGGAGTGGTCACAGCAGTCGGCTCGCAGGTAACCGAGTTCTCCCCCGGCGACGAGGTATTCGGCTCGGCCGTCGGTGCCTTCGCCGAGTACGCCGTGGCTCGGACGCGCCACTTGGCGCTCAAGCCCGACAGCCTGAACTTCGTCGAATCCTCGGTCGTACCAGACTCAGCGTTGACGGCCCTGCAAGCCGTACGCGATCACGCCCGCATTCGCTCCGGCGAGAAACTACTAGTCATAGGGGCCTCGGGAGGAGTGGGTACCTACGCGGTGCAAATCGCGAACCATCTGGGAGCCGAGGTCACCGGAATGTGTAGTGGGCCCAAGGCTGACCTCGTGCGGTCACTGGGAGCCAGCGAAGTCATCGACTACGCCGATGAGTCTCCCCTGCCCTCAGCGGCATTTGACGCAATCATCGACATGGGAGGGAACCGACACCTCAGGGTGCTGAGACGGGCCCTGAAGCCCCAGGGGCGTCTCGTTTTGGTGGGCGGAGAGGAAAGCGGGCCGTGGTTGGGCGGAATCCAACGCAACGTGTGGGCCGCGCTGTGGAGCCCATTCATCGGCCAGCAGCTGACGGCGTTTATTGCCTCGGTGAACGCCAAGGACCTGCGCGAACTGCGAGAACTGATCGACTCCGGGGCGGTAAAACCGGCCCTGGAACGTACCTTCGAGCTGGAAGAGGCGGCCGAGGCACTCGATTATCTGGCCGCTGGACGAGTCCGAGGCAAGGTCAGCCTCACCGTGACCTAG
- a CDS encoding TetR/AcrR family transcriptional regulator — translation MSEPTRSERTRATILDAAAEVMHAKGMAHATTKEIARVAGYSEATLYKHFADKTELLLAVLAHRFPPFISSLIAMQDQVGQGSVHDHLVALSVDAVAFYRHGSPMLGSLFSEPVMLQRHRDGLRQREAGPMAANRLLASYLTAEQERGRLPSQIDAEAVAALLLGACFQRGFFEAFLNEPEQFPPLEDFARDLVSSLRIDA, via the coding sequence ATGAGTGAACCCACCCGGTCTGAGCGCACCCGAGCCACGATTCTCGATGCCGCCGCCGAAGTCATGCACGCCAAGGGCATGGCGCACGCGACGACCAAGGAAATTGCCCGGGTGGCGGGGTATTCCGAGGCGACGCTCTATAAGCACTTTGCCGATAAGACTGAGTTGCTATTGGCTGTGCTGGCGCACCGTTTCCCGCCGTTCATCTCTTCGTTGATCGCGATGCAAGATCAGGTCGGTCAAGGAAGCGTTCATGATCACTTGGTGGCCTTGTCCGTCGACGCGGTCGCGTTCTATCGCCACGGTTCGCCCATGTTGGGGTCCTTGTTCAGCGAGCCGGTGATGTTGCAGCGCCATCGGGATGGGTTGCGGCAACGGGAAGCCGGGCCGATGGCGGCCAACCGGCTCTTGGCCAGCTACCTGACCGCAGAGCAAGAACGCGGGCGACTGCCCAGCCAGATCGACGCCGAGGCGGTGGCCGCCCTTTTGCTGGGGGCGTGTTTTCAGCGAGGCTTCTTCGAGGCTTTCCTGAACGAACCCGAACAGTTTCCGCCACTGGAGGACTTTGCCCGTGACCTAGTGTCCTCGTTGAGAATCGACGCCTAG
- a CDS encoding M55 family metallopeptidase: MKVLISADMEGATGVTCPADVLPGGPQWERLRPVFTSDVNAAIRGLMDGGADEVLINEAHWTMRNLLLEQLDERAQMITGRHKELSMMEGIQRPDIDGVVFLGYHTGAGTEGVLAHTYLANSITGVWLNGVRASEGHLNAHLAAEYGVPVILITGDDRTLHDAKGYAASALGVAVKDCVSRYAALCRPPERTAADISDAARLSAALAVRHEPINGGPFTMEVEFDASHLVGAATVIPGVEQTQERRIGYTAATMYETIRSFKAVTTVVSAAMEEEYG; encoded by the coding sequence GTGAAAGTCCTAATCAGCGCCGACATGGAGGGCGCCACCGGAGTGACGTGCCCGGCCGACGTGCTGCCGGGCGGCCCACAGTGGGAGCGGCTGCGACCGGTGTTCACCTCCGACGTCAACGCGGCCATTCGGGGCCTCATGGACGGCGGAGCCGACGAGGTGCTTATCAATGAGGCCCACTGGACAATGCGTAACCTGCTGCTAGAACAGCTAGACGAGCGCGCGCAGATGATCACCGGCCGCCACAAGGAACTCTCCATGATGGAGGGCATTCAGCGGCCGGACATAGACGGCGTCGTCTTCTTGGGCTATCACACCGGCGCGGGGACCGAAGGCGTCCTCGCGCATACCTACCTGGCCAACTCCATCACCGGGGTATGGCTCAATGGCGTCCGAGCCTCCGAAGGGCACCTCAACGCCCACCTCGCGGCCGAATACGGCGTGCCGGTCATCCTGATCACCGGCGACGACAGGACACTCCACGACGCCAAAGGCTACGCGGCCTCGGCACTAGGCGTCGCCGTCAAAGACTGTGTGTCCCGCTACGCGGCCCTGTGCCGACCTCCCGAACGCACCGCGGCCGACATCAGCGATGCCGCGCGCCTCTCGGCGGCACTGGCCGTACGGCACGAGCCGATCAACGGCGGCCCCTTCACCATGGAAGTCGAATTCGACGCCAGCCACCTAGTCGGGGCCGCCACCGTCATCCCCGGGGTGGAACAAACTCAGGAGCGGCGCATCGGCTACACCGCAGCGACCATGTACGAGACAATCCGCAGCTTCAAAGCAGTGACCACAGTGGTATCCGCAGCGATGGAGGAAGAATATGGCTGA
- a CDS encoding peptidoglycan recognition protein family protein, translating into MLPGRLSHALVDYNGVFHVVSAGRCNHAGVSGGIGPIFTGDGNTMLVGWEIDYNGVSPEVSAAQYLASVRATAAVLRQLGRDAEHARGHRESSTTGKIDPASISLEAMRADVAGQL; encoded by the coding sequence GTGCTCCCGGGCCGGCTGTCGCACGCTCTGGTCGACTACAACGGCGTCTTTCACGTCGTCTCCGCAGGCCGGTGCAATCACGCCGGGGTTAGCGGCGGCATTGGCCCCATTTTCACTGGGGACGGCAACACGATGCTGGTCGGGTGGGAAATCGACTACAACGGTGTATCCCCAGAGGTGTCGGCCGCGCAGTACTTGGCATCGGTGAGGGCCACTGCCGCAGTGCTGCGCCAGCTGGGTCGCGATGCTGAACATGCGCGCGGGCATCGCGAATCCAGCACCACCGGCAAGATCGACCCGGCGTCTATCAGCCTTGAGGCGATGCGCGCCGACGTAGCCGGACAGTTGTAG
- a CDS encoding DUF7134 domain-containing protein — translation MSTLTATESHSMLRRTGIRASDLVIAGLVLVVELAATAMSEPLNLVPGWGQTTSTDWLAFTIVTLGCLALVWRRDRPVPVMVVTMVMYGAFMLRDYELGMFLPPMVALYTVATLGQARLWTLAITAFGLAVSALWIRARAEGIAEDGVVTLVWVSFGVVITIFYVGSYAIGDIVRSHRMLRRRRGRTNP, via the coding sequence ATGTCCACATTGACCGCGACCGAGTCGCACTCGATGCTGCGCCGCACCGGCATCAGGGCCTCAGATCTGGTGATAGCCGGATTGGTATTGGTCGTTGAGCTGGCCGCGACCGCCATGTCTGAACCGCTGAACCTGGTACCGGGATGGGGGCAGACAACATCAACCGACTGGCTTGCTTTCACTATCGTCACACTCGGATGCCTGGCGTTGGTGTGGCGACGTGATCGTCCAGTGCCAGTGATGGTGGTGACGATGGTCATGTACGGGGCTTTCATGCTGCGCGATTACGAATTGGGGATGTTCCTTCCACCGATGGTGGCGCTCTATACGGTTGCCACTTTGGGGCAAGCCAGGCTGTGGACACTGGCCATCACCGCGTTTGGGCTCGCAGTTTCCGCCTTGTGGATACGGGCCCGGGCAGAAGGTATTGCCGAGGACGGGGTCGTGACGCTGGTGTGGGTATCCTTCGGAGTCGTCATCACTATTTTCTATGTTGGTTCTTACGCCATTGGCGATATCGTGCGCAGTCACCGCATGTTGCGTCGCCGGAGAGGTCGAACGAATCCATGA
- a CDS encoding TetR/AcrR family transcriptional regulator, with the protein MPSANGTANDSDDIPREPLNRDRVLHAAVALADREGIAAVTMRKVGEALGVEAMSLYNHVANKTDLFDGMVDLVFSEIDMPTGEDWAEAMRRRAHSCRLALARHRWAAALMNHRQEPGPATLRHHDAVLGCLRAGGFSPAMAAHAFALIDSYIYGFAIQEATLPFETGEEAAAFAERIMDGFPEDEYPHLAELTREHVLRPGYDFSQEFEFGLELILDGLERSSTH; encoded by the coding sequence ATGCCCTCGGCAAATGGAACTGCCAACGATTCCGACGACATACCCCGCGAGCCGCTCAACCGCGACCGTGTCCTCCACGCCGCCGTAGCCCTCGCCGACCGTGAGGGCATCGCTGCGGTCACGATGCGCAAAGTCGGCGAAGCTCTAGGGGTTGAGGCCATGTCGCTGTACAACCATGTGGCCAACAAGACCGACTTGTTCGATGGCATGGTCGACCTAGTTTTCAGCGAAATAGATATGCCAACCGGTGAGGATTGGGCAGAGGCGATGCGCCGGCGAGCCCACTCTTGCCGTTTGGCACTCGCCCGGCATCGGTGGGCGGCGGCGCTGATGAATCACCGCCAGGAACCGGGGCCAGCAACACTGCGTCATCACGACGCCGTGCTTGGTTGCTTGCGAGCAGGCGGTTTCTCGCCCGCGATGGCCGCGCATGCCTTCGCCCTCATCGACAGCTATATCTATGGTTTCGCCATCCAAGAAGCGACGTTGCCCTTTGAGACTGGCGAAGAGGCCGCCGCTTTTGCGGAGCGGATCATGGACGGTTTCCCCGAAGACGAATACCCGCATTTGGCCGAACTCACGCGCGAACACGTGCTGCGGCCCGGCTATGACTTCAGCCAGGAATTTGAGTTCGGCCTTGAGTTGATCCTCGACGGGCTTGAGCGAAGCAGCACCCACTAA
- a CDS encoding ABC transporter substrate-binding protein, whose protein sequence is MKTRSMKRRLVAAGAAAVMTASILATTATQAAAEADNDDKNSLLVAAGQEVDTFNPFKSRFIITYNTNLMTYDTLVRASAVDYEPEPGLATDWDESDDGLTWTFSIREGVEWSDGEPLTAHDVAYTYQLLIEDEGVRSWNIDFAGNLASAEAPDDTTFVLTLNQPAPAEVLNSGTYIVPKHIWENYDDPADDNINDELPLVGSGPFQVSEYRTDEFIRLEANENYWDGAPGFDEVVYVYYNEPDAAVAALETGEVDIVNNLNPAQAAALEGQDGITVNNAQNRRWVSLVLNHGARTADGDSYGDGHPALQDQAVRQALHHAIDKEVLVETVLDGNGDPGVGIVPRIFENFHWDGGDELVQFDLDEANRILDEAGYELGDDGIRTMPDGDEELSFRFYHHADSTDYATVVQFVTEWWAEIGVEALPEPIEQGSLNDLVYLGEYDVSFSGWGVGPNPTSILGQHTCDVLPETTDGSERSHENFFCNEDYDQLHRAQQVESDPDVRADLIHQQQRILYEEAPVIWLYYQNVVEAYNSDKISGMTLQPSENGMITGQQGFLWAYHSATPTGETAGDGTSTGVLVAIGAAILVVIAGGAFYLLRRRSTADERE, encoded by the coding sequence GTGAAAACGAGATCTATGAAGCGGCGGCTAGTTGCTGCGGGGGCGGCGGCTGTCATGACCGCCAGCATTCTCGCCACAACGGCCACGCAGGCCGCAGCTGAAGCCGACAACGACGATAAAAATAGCCTGCTGGTGGCCGCCGGTCAGGAAGTCGACACGTTCAACCCATTCAAATCGCGTTTCATCATCACGTACAACACGAACCTGATGACGTATGACACCCTGGTGCGCGCCAGCGCCGTCGACTACGAACCAGAGCCCGGTCTCGCCACGGATTGGGATGAATCCGACGACGGACTGACCTGGACTTTCTCCATCCGCGAAGGCGTTGAATGGTCCGACGGCGAACCGCTTACCGCCCACGACGTCGCCTACACTTACCAGCTGCTGATCGAAGACGAAGGAGTTCGCAGCTGGAACATCGACTTCGCGGGCAATCTAGCCAGCGCCGAAGCTCCCGATGACACCACCTTCGTTCTCACCCTCAACCAGCCCGCCCCGGCTGAGGTCCTTAACTCCGGCACCTACATCGTTCCCAAGCACATCTGGGAGAACTACGATGACCCGGCCGATGACAACATCAACGACGAGCTGCCGCTAGTGGGTTCCGGTCCGTTCCAGGTGAGCGAATACCGCACCGACGAGTTCATTCGCCTGGAAGCCAATGAGAATTACTGGGATGGCGCTCCGGGCTTCGACGAAGTCGTCTACGTCTACTACAACGAGCCCGACGCTGCCGTGGCCGCGCTGGAGACTGGCGAAGTCGACATTGTCAATAACCTCAACCCGGCGCAGGCGGCCGCCTTGGAAGGCCAAGACGGGATCACCGTCAACAATGCCCAGAACCGGCGTTGGGTTTCCCTGGTTCTCAACCATGGGGCCCGGACCGCCGACGGCGACAGCTACGGTGACGGCCACCCAGCCTTGCAAGACCAGGCCGTGCGACAGGCCCTGCACCATGCGATTGACAAAGAGGTTCTGGTTGAGACTGTTCTCGATGGCAACGGTGACCCCGGTGTGGGAATTGTGCCGAGGATTTTTGAGAACTTCCACTGGGACGGTGGCGACGAGCTGGTTCAGTTCGACCTCGATGAGGCCAACCGCATCCTGGACGAGGCCGGTTACGAGTTGGGCGACGACGGTATCCGCACGATGCCCGATGGCGATGAGGAGCTGAGCTTCCGCTTCTACCACCACGCCGACAGCACCGACTACGCCACTGTGGTCCAGTTCGTCACCGAGTGGTGGGCTGAGATCGGAGTCGAGGCGTTGCCTGAGCCGATTGAGCAAGGTTCGCTCAACGACCTGGTCTACCTAGGTGAGTACGATGTTTCGTTCTCCGGCTGGGGTGTGGGACCGAACCCGACGAGCATTCTGGGCCAGCACACCTGTGACGTGCTGCCGGAGACCACCGACGGTTCGGAGCGTTCGCACGAGAACTTCTTTTGCAATGAGGACTACGACCAGCTGCACCGTGCGCAGCAAGTTGAGTCTGACCCGGATGTCCGGGCCGACCTGATCCACCAGCAGCAGCGCATCCTCTACGAGGAGGCCCCGGTCATCTGGTTGTACTACCAGAATGTCGTGGAGGCCTACAACAGCGACAAGATCAGTGGCATGACGCTGCAACCGTCCGAAAACGGCATGATCACTGGTCAGCAGGGGTTCTTGTGGGCATATCACTCGGCCACTCCCACCGGTGAGACGGCTGGCGACGGTACCTCGACTGGGGTCCTGGTCGCCATTGGTGCCGCGATCCTCGTTGTGATCGCCGGTGGAGCGTTCTATCTCCTGCGTCGCAGGAGCACCGCCGATGAGCGGGAGTGA